One Mercurialis annua linkage group LG3, ddMerAnnu1.2, whole genome shotgun sequence DNA window includes the following coding sequences:
- the LOC126672526 gene encoding uncharacterized mitochondrial protein AtMg00810-like, which yields MYRGMIGSLLYLTASRPNIMFSVCLCARFQACPKESHLHAVKRILKYLHGTLHLGIYYPRNVDPRLLGYFDADYAGCLIDRKSTSGTCQFLGQSLNSWSSNKQVSIALSTAEAKYVAAGDVVIEFIDATNQFADIFTKPLNEDRMHFIIRELGMLDAWHCANFSKIVKNHDFNESRPLSTYRGRDLQTEIKFFSLC from the exons ATGTATCGAGGTATGATAGGATCTCTCCTTTATCTTACCGCTAGTAGACCCAACATTATGTTTAGTGTGTGCTTATGTGCTCGTTTTCAAGCTTGTCCTAAGGAATCCCACTTGCATGCCGTTAAACGTATTTTGAAATACTTGCATGGCACTTTACACCTAGGAATCTATTACCCTAGAAATGTGGACCCTAGGTTACTTGGCTACTTCGATGCCGACTATGCGGGTTGTCTTATTGATCGTAAAAGTACCTCCGGGACTTGCCAATTTCTAGGTCAAAGTTTGAACTCTTGGAGTAGTAATAAACAAGTATCCATAGCTTTGTCAACCGCGGAGGCCAAATATGTAGCGGCCG GTGATGTAGTAATCGAATTCATCGATGCTACTAATCAATTTGCAGATATTTTTACCAAGCCTCTAAATGAGGATCGTATGCATTTTATCATTCGAGAGCTTGGTATGCTTGAT GCTTGGCATTGTGCAAACTTTtcgaaaattgttaaaaatcatGATTTCAATGAATCTCGGCCGCTATCTACATATCGCGGACGAGATCTTCaaactgaaataaaattttTTTCCCTCTGCTAG